The Balaenoptera acutorostrata chromosome 2, mBalAcu1.1, whole genome shotgun sequence genomic sequence tacaatgtaaatgctatgtaaatagttgtaaacaaCATAAATGCCATGTAACTAGTTGCCTGTTGcaaggcaaattcaagttttgctttctggaagtttctggattttttttttttttttttttttttactattttctatCCTCGGTTGAATCTGAGAATTTGAAACCCACAGATATGGCAGGCCAACAGTAAACACTATCAGAAAAAGGACAAATTGAAACTAATAACTTAGGATACAGAGAGACCACAGCATCACTCCTGCAACAGTCCTGTCAAAGATTCATAACCTGATTCTAATCGTGAAGAAACATCAAACAAAATTCACAATGACAGAGATGTACAAAACTAGCCTGTCATCTTCAAAAGAGCCAAGGCTGTAAAAGTCAAGGTTAAAATGAAGACGTGTTCCAGTCTGAAGCAGACTAAAGACCCTGATATTAAAGGCAAGGCatggggaattccctagcgggccagtggttaggacctaGCACATTTTCACTGACGGcggcccaagttcaatccctggtcagggaactaagatcccacaagatatgtggcacggcaaaaaaaaaaaaaataaaggcaaggcATGATTCTGACTGGACCCTTTTGCTATGAAGAACGTTATTGGGACAATAAACTTGAATGGAATGAAGGTCCAAGGATTAGGTGGTCATAATGCGTCAATGCTACTTTCCTGATTTTCATGATTGTATTGTAGCTATGTAGCAGCACGTCCTTCGAAGGAAATACACACTAAGGTACTCAGAGGTGATGGGGCATCAAGTTATCAACTTACACACAAACCTGAAGAGTCAGGAAGAAAACAATTCTGTGTACCTTACTTGTAACTTTTCAATACATTTAagactctttaaaatatttaaaattagaaaggaCATAAAAAGGATGAAGTAAAACTTCAAGACAATTCTTACCTATATGTCTGGATCACTGGAGATCAAAATGTCGTCACTGACTTATAACCATTGACTATAATTTGTTTTTGTCACTAACAAAGGATTCACCCAATAACCATATTCACCTCACCAATTCTCTTTTGCACTAATCTATTCTTATTGATAGGTTTTTaactatttttcaatttcttgacTTAAAGGCATCTCTCAAGGAATAATATACTAATTCAGAAAATTTCAGTAACTCTTAAAATTAACTTAGAATATATCTGtggattgttttttcctttctgaaaatttttttcagtaatacAATTTCCTTGTATGAACTGGTACACTTAGACAAAGAGGTACACAATTCCTATTTGGAAAAGTTTATTGAACATTATTCCTGCATCACACTTATTGAAAGAAAAACTTAATTTTCCCTGATGGCACCCTGTCATTTCACATGATCTATACCCTAAagatttttgtattaaaaatacagGTTAAATATGAAATTAGTAAAATGCAGCATATAAAACTTCATGCTGAGCAAAAACAAGTCCAAAAAAAAAGTTACCGTATATCAACAGAATAGTTCCTACAGTATTTAAGATGTTTCCTATGTAACTCATATTTGAATGCAATTTTTAGaaccatatttaaatatattttgcaatTTGTTAACTGTAGACATTCACATTTTTCTTCCACCACATAATCTGTTCCTTTGATTAAGTTGGTAACATCTGCTAGGATCCACAAAATGCAGCAAGAAGATGGCAGTTATTTCTCAAGATTTGAGAAATCTGGTCCACCTTTAGTGTAGTTTCCTGAGATTTCTGCTCCACTGAAGTCAAAACCAGGAttctgaaaaatatgaaaaaaaaaattataaaacttacaAGGAAAAATATAAGTAACCCAAAAGGAAAATGGTAAAAAGATATAAACCAGCAATTGACAAAAAAGGAAATCTGAATGGacaataaacatgtgaaaagatatCAAACCTCACTGTAATCACCAAAGTGGAACCTAAAACTATGAGGTACTTTTTCAACTttcatatttacaaatatttagaaGATCAATATGCATACTATAATGTTGACAAGTGTATGGGCAAACATATACTTTACCATCAGTGtataaacagatttttaataACTAGCATTTTTTGAGAgcttattacatgccaggcagGGTTCTAAgagctatatatattttaaaatactcaatCCTCACGACAATCTTATGGAGTAAGTACTACCTCAGGCTTCAGTATTTTTAGAgacatttcatttattcaacaaacatctattgAGTTCCTACTGTTTAGAAGACACCATGAGAGGCATGTGGAATTTAagaatgaacaaaatagacaaagatcCATGTTCTGGTGGAGATTACATTCTAACAGGAGGAGACAAATAATAAACCCTAAATTacctagagcaggggtcagcaagcttttctgtaaagagccaggtaGTAAATACTTTAAGCTTTGAAGGTCATATAGTGTCATAACTACTTAATTCTGCTGTGGCTATATGAAAGACAATACACAAACAAATGAGCatagctgtgttccagtaaaactttccttcaaaaacaggcagtgggctagATTTGACCAgtggccatagtttgccaaccccagaTCTAGTGTGTTAAAAATTCCTAAGTGCTATAgtataggaagaaaaaataaaaaaaagaaagtagggcAAGTAAGGAAAATGAGGAGATTAGAGTATTTAAATAGAATGATCAAAGTATGCTTCATTGAGAAATGACTTGAAAACAGTAAAGAAATTAGCTAAGCTTTGGGAGAAGACCATTGCAGTCAAAAGGCCAGGCATGTTTAATGAACAGCAAAAAGGCCAGTATGGCTAGAGCAGAATGAATGAGGGGGGCAGTAGTAGGAGAGGAGGTCAGAGACACCATGGAGGACCAGATCAATTAGCGCCTTGTAAAAGACTTTGTCTTCTACTTGAGTGAAAGAGTTCTGAGAAGTGATATAATCtgacatgcatttttaaaaggactGCTCTAACTGCTATTTTCAGAAGACGGTAGCTTGGCAACGGTAGAGGTAAAGAGAACAATTAAAAGGTCATTAGAGTAACCCAGGCAAGACGTTAGAGGTGTTCCAGGTGAGAGTGGTAGTAGAGTTGGTGGTGATGAGTGGTCAAATCCTGAATATATCTAGAAGGCCATGCCAGTAAGGTTTCCTGACAATTGGATAGGGTGTGAGAGACAGAGGAATGGAGGATGACTCCccagattttttttggggggggggatggggggatttATTCTCTTGAGGTAGAAATACATCATAAATGACACAGTTGACGGTTTACAACACACACCATGACAAGAATGGATGGACCAGCCGCGGCCCTGATCCTGCACAGGGAATCAGTCGCTCCTCCCCGATTACAAGTAGGAaggtccacctcctccaggaagcctgccgtGACTGCTCAACCCCGGGGGGAAGCTGCCTGGAACCCACGGATAGCTGACCCCATGGACACCAGAACGTATAAGCCGGGATCATTTCTCTTCGGCAACATCACTGTGGCAAGAGGAAGACCCTCCAGCTGGAAACCCTGAGTCCTACCACTTCTAGCCTCTTAGTTCCATCTGCAGGACAGGTTGGTGAGCCACGCAGTAAACATGGACTAGGAAAGAACTGGGAACAGAGCAGCCCTCTGGTTGCCAGTGTTTGGAGAGCAAGTTGTGACTATGGACAGTCCAGGTGTCTGACTGGTATCTTTATTAGTCACCTAAGGCCTTCGGTAATCAGTCATTAGAGTTATGCATCCGTCACGGCATCCACGATAATGAACCACTTTGGTTCCCCCAGGTGCTGATGATATGGCAATGGTGATGTTGGTGATACATAAATAAGCAGCGAATAAGAGTGAATACAGAGCTCTATGCTTCTTGTACCATATGTCTTACTTGGGCTCTAGTAACTATATGATGTAAGAAGGGTGTGTATTATTCTGCAGGGAAGAACACTGAGGCTCATAGAAGCATGTGGGTCGTATGTGCGTCAAAGTTCTCAcaactagtaagtgacagagatgATCTTTTCTTTCCCCAGCCAAGAAATGCAGGTCTGCAAAGCGCTGTCTACCATGGCAGCATCAACCCAGGAGATGTTAAGTGGGCCGAATATCGTTGTCCACACTGGGGGAACCTGCTGGGCTCTGAAACACCCCTGGCACTGGATGACGTCAGCTTTTCTTAAAGCAAACATGGGAACCCTggtcctcctccacctccttggGAAGCTGAGTGAGCCCAGGGCCTCTGCCAGACCTCGAAGGATGGTCATGCTGCCCTCCCTTCTCCATCCTTCAGCCTGCACACACGTGCTGGGCACGGGACCACCAGGCACAGAGCAGACCAGAAGTGTGGTAGGAAAAGAGCGCCAAGCTGGAGGCCAAAGTCCGCAGCAGATCGCAAAGCAGCCACATACCAGCTGTGTGGTCCTGGGTCAGCGCCTTCCGCTCTGGCACTAGTTCCCTCATCCATAAAGGAGGGAATTACACTGGATATTCTCTTGCATTCTTCCAGTTTTGTCATTGAGGGAGTCTACAATGGCTCCAGTGCTCTTTGGGCTCTGCTTGCACCTTCCAGAAGCCCACCCAGTGGAGGTTGCTAAGATGACATCCTCTTACTTGTGCTGGCTGTGGATTTCTTTCCGATGCTCATACTTTTTGGAAAGGTGTGGCGTGGAAGGTGGGGAGAGCTGGCAGGTTGGGGTCACCAGGGGTTCATGCAGATGTTGTAATTTTGCACCTGGGTTTCTGACTTGGCTTGTAGTTGCTTCCAGGGCTGAGGTGGCTGAACCAGCAACAAAACAACCAAGCCCGGGGCTGAAAATTCAGTTATGGAATCCAACTGGAGGGAGGATGGGAATATGGTAAGCAGGAAAATCACTGCTTTCATGccatgggggcagggggaaggcatAGACAGACAGAAGAGGCACAGCATCtcagtcagtttgggctgctataacagattaCCATGGACttggtggcttaaataacaaatttgtttttcactgttctagaggctgggaagtccaacgtcaaggtgccagcagatctcACATCTGGTGGGAACCTGCTTCCTGGTTttcagatggccatcttcttgttgtgtcctcacatgacagagagcagagagagagcaccccagatttttttaatctgaacaCCCAGTTTCCATCACGTGAGATGAGAAGGCCATAGGTAGGACAAATGTGGGAGGGAAATTAGGGAGTTCACattggacatgttgagtttgacaTGTCTATTAGACAGAAAAGTGAAGATGTTAAATAGGCAGCTGGATATGCAAGTCCAACATTCAGGAGAAAAGTCCAGGCCAGAGACATACGTTTGGGAATCACCATCATATAGATGGAAATTATCCATCAAAACTTTAACAGTGGTTTGATCCAGTAATAATTCTCCCATATATCTATCTTAAAGGAAAACTTGAATATTTTCAGAGATGAAAGTACAAACTGTTTGAAATAGACACAAACAGAGAAATCTAAATCTCATCAAAGAGGAACAGCTAAATAATAATGATACACTCAAACTAGGGAACACTCTAAAGCAGTTAAAAGTAATGAATTTTATCTGTATGTACTAGTAGGGAAAGAAAccgaagacatttttttttttttttttggctgcactgggtcttagttgcagcactcggcatctttgttgcggcatgtttagttgcggcatgaaggctcttagttgtggcatgaggactTCTTAGTTGAGGTATGCAAATCCATATATGGAAAGGCCAGTCATTTTTCTAaccatttaacttaaaaaatttctttgaagaattttagtaattttttaaaaccacatttgagttttaatttcaaataataattATTCTATGAGCTTAAGATGTTTAACTATACATATTCATACATTCATCTGACTTACTTCTTTCTGGAATCTCTCTAATGTAAGTTTTCTCTGCATTTGGTCTTGCACCCAAGGATCAGCTGCATATCCAGATTCTAGAAGAGAAGTCCAACAATTTGCCGcatctctctttgtctttgtaaGAACAATACGGACCATTTTTCTATcctctaaacaaacaaaaatcacaaagaaatcaGAGTTAatcattaatttgtattttcaaaaatcattagggagggcttccctagtggcgcagtggttaggaatccgcctgccaatgcaggggacacgggttcgtgccccggtccgggaagatcccacatgccgcggagcagctatgCCCGttagtcacaattactgagcctgcgcgtct encodes the following:
- the NUDCD2 gene encoding nudC domain-containing protein 2 isoform X1 produces the protein MSAPFEERSGVVPCATPWGQWYQTLEEVFIEVQVPPGTRAQDIQCGLQSRHVALAVGGREILKGKLFDSTIADEGTWTLEDRKMVRIVLTKTKRDAANCWTSLLESGYAADPWVQDQMQRKLTLERFQKENPGFDFSGAEISGNYTKGGPDFSNLEK